The genomic DNA GCGAGCTGCCAGAAGATGACCAGGCACAGTTTGAGTCGGTGAGTGAAagttggaggagagaggaaagaagggaTTGTGGAGAGCGAAAAGAAGAGTTTCGACCCCCAAATACAGTTTTGGAATCATCTGTTGTGGCGTAGCAGCATGACTTCCTATATGATAACCACTGCAtgatacagagtggttggttgtTTAGTTGATTGATTAGCATCTCTGTATCATCGTGCTGGCTCATGGATCAAGTCTGCTGTAGAACATACTTAAATGTCGTTTGACTCCCACTACAACCTAATAGTGGTTTCCCTCCCATATCCCAAACCTTACCCCTCCCTCCTCGTGTCTTGTTGTTGCCTTCTCTCCCCACCCACCCCTCCTGGAAGGCTAGTTTGTACAAGTAAGAGGTTATTTTTGTCTCAGTGCGGTTAACAGCATGTGTTGTAAATCCTTCATGTCCCCTTTTTCTTCCCTTCTTCAAATTGGTTGGAAATTGAGAATAGCCTACTTACCTGACGACGTAATGTATCCCATTGCTCTGTATCAATTctgttttattaatttttttgttgttgtaatgtgcACTTGGCCAAATGGTTTATCACTTTTGTAGGGAGTGGTGTTTCTCACTTGATTAGTGTTCATGCAAGACATTTAGTAGGCCTAATAACCCTCTGTTTTCACCTCGACATAGAATTGTAGCACATCAGAGGATATTGAATCTAAGATGTTTCTGTTATTGTGTGTGCTGATAAGAGATCTGCTAATGTATTTGTTTTAACATCCCTTTCGCCCATTCATAACAGTGTACATGTTAACAGAAGCTTAGTAACTAAAGATTGTTACGAACTACATTTCTTATCAAACACTAGGTGTGATACTGCAACACACTCTGAAACCATTCAGAATGTCAATTGCAGATATGCATTAGCCTACTTTTAATATCTGAAGACCATCAGGATTTCGTCATACCCACACAGTTTCTTAATGGATGGGTGTTGCACTCGGTTGAGTTTATTTACTTCATGGCGCTAAACCTATTTTCTTTCTAACCATCTCGTCTTTGACTTAGGGGCTCAGAAATAGCTTTTCCCTCCTGACAAACCCCTCCTTCCACTGACTACATGATGCTAACAATACCAAGTACAGGATTACAGGCTTCAGTAAATAGTGAGGGGCTCAGGGCATATGTTGCCTACACACACAGGATATCAGTCACACATTCGGTGTGTGATTTGTGATGTCAACAGTCTATAACCAATGCTGCTAATGTATCACAGTAACCACAGCGCAGGCCCtgtggggctgagagagagagagagagagagagagagtgaaccgCGACATCATGATGATCAGACGGTCAGCCTAGCTCAGAACACTGTTCTCTTTCTTGGCAGTGATGGGCTGGCTGCTACTGTTGTGCGTGGCATGTGATAACCACATtaatctgtgtttctctctcttttctactcttcCCCCCGTGGTCttcctctttctctaactctcctTGGGAACCCAAGGAGCTGGTAAGATCCtcagtgactgactgacttacccctccctccctcccttcctcctaacATCTACTTGTCATTCTTTTGCATGCAtctctgtactgtgtgtgtctgtttttactGTCTGTATTAGTGGTGATTAATCCCATGAGCCCCTTTGATGTGAGCTGATCATTTGAACCTTAGACACATTGATGACTTTATACTCAACCTAGTGCACAATTGCCTGAGGCTCCAGAATGATGCTCTTCAAGTTTGATTAGTCGTAGGTTCCCGGAACAACTAATGATAGGAGTCTGACTCTTCCAATGAGTAGATGCATGTCACGGATGGATTTATTAACAGGTAATAGCTGATCTCATAGAAGTCATGCAGAGATGAAAGACCAAAGCCACAGGAGAAACTCTGAATACCAAATAAGCTAAAGGCTGAAACTAAAACCAAACTCTAACATATGATGTGCTGTGGGTTTCATGCTACTGTATTCTTCGCTCCCCCCTACCATTTTCCTAAGGTTTTAAGCCCCATAGCTTCCATCAGTCAGCTGTGCATGCGGTTCATTTTCATGTAGAGCAGTCGTTCTTGGATACCCCAGAGTCAATGTTAATTTTCCATCCACATTCTCTTCACACCCTCTTACACAATTAGTTGTTCCGTTTCATTGGTCAATAAAGAGCTTGTTTAATCAGTGCGGAAATCCCGCTAGCGGGATCAaattcgacaacatccggtgaaatcggagcgcgccaaattcaaaatacaaaatcgtaatattaaacattcttgaaaatgcagGTGTCttacataatttaaaagcttaacttcttgttaatccagccgctttgtcagatttcaaaaaggctttacggcgaaagcataccatgcgattatctgaggactgcGCCCCACACAAAAGCATTataaacattttccaaaccagcacaggtgaaacaaaagtcagaaatagcgataaaataaatcacttacctttgaagatcttcctctgtttgcaatcccaagggtcccagctacacatcAAATGgccgttttgttcgataaagtccatctttatgtcccaaaaaagtctgtttagttggcgcgcttgattcagtaatacacctgtttccctcgttcaaaatgcatacaaaggaatcccaaaagttaccatTAAACTTTGTCcgaacaagtcaaacaatgtttctaatcaatcctcagttaccctaatatgtaaataaacaatacaatttaagacggagaatagtatgttcatttaccggagataaataacgaagtgagCACCCTCATCCACGCGCGCTATAATCCTACAGCCAAagtgggagccacctagaaaaacttcAAATTCTAGCAAATTTTtcaaaaaaacaagcctgaaactcattctaaagattgttgacatctagtggaagccctaggaactgcaatctgggaggtattcctttgattttcccaatAACAAGGATTTGAATGGGCAGACacctaaaaataaataataattctggattctcctcgggtttttgcctgccatatcagttatgttatactcgcagacattattttaacagttttagaaacttcagagtgttttctatccaattatatgcatatcctagcttctgggcctgagtaacaaggAAGTTTACTTTGGACACGTCAGTCATCCGAATTTCTCAATACCCTCAAGAAGTTAAAGATTGTTGATTGTGGACCCAGTTGAAACCATACATGCCATACCTTCATAACTTTGTGTTCAGGATTAAATTGTTTCTCTTTTCCTGATCAATTCATAAATCAGCCATTTCGGTTTTCCTTCCTGGAGAATAGACTGGTTtctccaactgtgtgtgtgtgtgtgtgtgtgtgtgtgtgtgtgtgtgtgtgtgtgtgtgtgtgtgtgtgtgtgtgtgtgtgtgtgtgtgtgtgtgtgtgtgtgagagagctggaGCTGTCGTTGATTGGCATCTCACTGGGGTCCTCTTTCAAACCGTGTGAATAAACTCTTCATTGAGCTGTATCTTTGTGACTGGTTTAATGTATTGACTGTTAAAGACTACAGATGACAATTTGTTTTGTGGCTAGAATCTGGTGCATGGGCcctgtaaaataaatacattctggAGGCTGGATGTACACATATCTAATGGTTCTGGTTGTACAGATGCATAGGACTAGTTCCCAGATCATATTTAAAGAGTCAGTGTGACAGATGGCCCATGGTTAGAACACTAACAGCAGAAATCCCCATCAATCTATCAATCAACTGGGAATCAACCCTTAAGAATAATTTTGCCCTAGATCCACTCGCATACCTCTCTATTCCTAAACCATGTGTACATATGCGACTTTGTCGAGATTGGCTGGTAAGATCTCTGAGTGGATTGGAGACGAAAGTGAAGAAtatggctgcatctcaatagtatAAAGAGAGCTGAGATGcagcctgtgtctgtgtgtctgttgcgTATTCCTGTGGTGTATCTGACATTACGTTCTCTCTGGGTGCCTCCCTCCATAACAGGAAGAGCTGTGCAGTGACAGTGTGGAGAGGATCGTGGTCAACCCTAATGCAGCTTACGACAAGTTCAAGGACAAACGCGTCAGTACTAAAGGAATCGGTCAGTCTACTACATCCAACAGCTGGATGTCCAGGCATgatatacagcgcattcagaccctttgactttttccacaagttacagccttattctaaaatgcattacatttgtttttgttcatcttcaatctacacacaataccccataatgacaaagcgaaaacagttgtgttaaatatttttttttgcatgaACAAGTAACCGTTAcattatttacagaagtattcagaccctttgctatgagactcgaaattgagctccggtgcatcctgtttccattgatcatccttgatgtttctataactttacctgcggtaaattcaattgattggacatgattggaaaggtacacacctgtctaaataaggtcccacagttgacggtgcatggCAGAGCAAactccaagccatgaggtcgaaggatttgtccgtagagctcagacacaggattgtgtccaggtacagatctggggagggtaccaaaaaatgcctgcagcattaaaggtccccaataACCCAGTggccatcattcttcaatggaaaaagtttggaaccaccaagacttttcgtTGAGCTGGCCACACGGCCAAAATAACAatagagggagaagggccttggtcagggaagtgaccaaggacccaatggtcactctgacagagctccagagttcctctgtggagataggagaaccttcttcaaggacaaccatctctgcagcactccaccaatcaggcctttatggtagaatggccagacagaagccaatcctcagtaaaaggcacgtgacagcccacttgaagtttgccaaaaagcacctaaaggactctgaccatgtgAAGCAATAttttttggtctgatgaaaccaagattgaattatttttggcctgaatggcaagcgtcttatctggaggaaacctggcaccaatccctacggtgaaacatggtggtggcagcatcatgctgtggggatgtttttcagcagcagggactggaagactagtcaggatcaagggaaagatgaacaaagagcaaagtacagaaagatccttgaaaACCTGttgcagagcgctcaggacctcagacatgatcgaaggttcaccttcaaacaggacaacgaccctaagcactcagccaagacaacgcaggagtggcttcgggacaagtccttgagtggcccagccagagcccggacatgaaccaaaccgaacatctctagagagacctgaaaatagctgtgtagtgacgctccccatccaacctcgcagaggttgagaggatctgcagagaagaatgggagaaactccccaaatacaggtgtgccaagcttgtgtgttgatgtgtgttgattgaggattttatttttttcaattttagaataaggctgtaacgtaaacaaCATATggaaaatcaaggggtctgaatactttccgaatgcactgtaggggCAGTAGTTTTCCACCTCACCACACGACCTGACCTGGAAGAACTTTTCCTGCATATTGTatcttattattgttattattattattataatatagtCTATATGCAGAGCAGATGACCTCAGTCACATGATCAGGAAGACTCATGGCTCGCCTAACAGGGTCAGGGAAAACTTCTGGCCCTAGACATCAGGCATTTCATGAATTGGTCACAAATCACCTAATATTCTGCTTTCTCCTGTAATAAATGTGTCTCTTCCAGACTTCTCAGACTGTATCAGTAAGGACAAAAGAGTGGGCTATGAGTCTGGAGAATATGAGATCGTGAGTAGACTCTGGGCCTACATTATTGAATTTCATTTTGATCATCTtagttatataaatataaataacactTGAATTTCTGTGAAATCAATGGCAAGACCTTTTTCCATTCTAATCGTGTGTGTTATTTGCTGTCTGTTCAAGTGCTTCACTGTTTTAACTggttttcctctccctctcttctttcactTAATCCCCCTTTTCTCCCTGTCTAGTTGGCGGAGGGCTGTGGGGTGAAGGAAACCCCCCAGCAGAAGTACCAGCGGCTGGTCAATGAGATCCAGGAGCTCAGTCATGAGGTGGAAACCATCCAGGTAGGGCCCAGACACAGTTCCTAGCAACCTGTTTGCTTCCTAACCCTTACACCCTACCCCCTAGGCCTAGACTATCCAGGTCAGACAGGAAGATCAGGAATCCCTTAAACCATCCTTTATGTACTGTATACACCATTTGACCTAGACCTACCTCAAATCAGTGGTTGCCCTTTTCACATCTGTCTCGCTGTCCCCCAGGCGACCACGAAGGATAGCAGTGCAGAGGAGCGTCTGACCCCAGTAGTCCTAGCCCAGCAAGCTGCCCAGCTCAAACAGCAGCTGGTCTCTGCCCACCTGGACACTCTGCTGGGACCACAGGCACATATCAACCTAGCTGACCCAGACAGAGCACTGGCCAAGTAAGTAAGGGAGGGGAAGGGACTCCTTTCTGGGTCCCAGAAGAGCTCGCCAagtgagaggacagggagggaagtaGGAAGGGATTAAAAATGGTAGCAAATGCAATTTAGTCTCAAATGGTTACATACAGTAGTTGTCAGAAAGGGAGACGATATTACTTAGTCTTAGCAGTCGCTGCTCTTATTAAAGACCTAAAAGGCGTCAggaagcctagcggttaagagcgttgggccagttaccGAACGGTTGCTGTTTTGAATCCCttagccgactaggtgaaaaatctgatgatgtgcccttgaacaaggtacttaaaccctaattgctcctgtaagtcactgcATAGGAGCATCTGCTaagtgactcaaatgtaaaagaCCGTCTTCTTATCCCCCTTATGTTTTTTCCTTaccttccctctcccttctccaccctTTTGTTCTCTATTTGTTTCTCTCCACCCCCAGGCGTCTGCTAACCCAGCTGAAGGCAGCGAGGAGCAGTAGGAGGAGTACAGGGGAGGGGAAGGCCTCAGCAGCATCTAAAGCTCCCGATGGTGTGGTGCTCTATGAGCTGCACAGCCGGCCAGAGCAGGAGAAGTTCACAGACGCTGCCAAGGTAAGGGGCCCCGGGGCCATGGCTGGGTGTCTGCCAAATGGTCACCAGTTGCTGTGCATGCGCATGTGAGTGAAGAGAGCTCAATGAGTGTTAGCTTTTGTGTCTGTTGCGCTAGATGGGTTGGTGATGTAATGTTAGGTGTGTGAGGTCTGTTGACTAAATTATTTGTCTTTGTTACATGATTTAGTAGTtaattctccatctctcctgtgtgTAGATGGCAGAGCTTGAGAAGCGGCTTGCAGAGCTGGAGACTGCTGTGGGCTCTGGATCAGACAAACAGGGTCCTCTGAGTGCTGGGGTGCAGGGAGGCAGTCTCATGGTGAGTCTCTTCTGCACTCTTTTTTCAGTACTGAACTCGTTCATATCGTCAATCACTGTTAATCCTTTGACTGATTTTGAGACATTCTATCTGTGTGTCATCAATCACTGCTTGGTACGGAGGCAGAATTACTAAATATTATTAAGTTCAACCTAAATAACCACAACTTCACTTCGCGGTCATGATTGGAAGCCAATCAATCCCTGTTAACCTTgtgactgtctctccctctccccccctttccatctccctctttctcttctccatgctgtctctttctccccccaggACACCATGGAGCTGCTGCAGGCGCGGGTCAGTGCTCTGGACTCAGCCACTCTGGACCAGATAGAGGCCAGACTGCAGGTTAAAACACCTTTACCATTACAGAGGCAAATACAAAACGGATCAGTGTCTGGGGCAACTTCAGCCTACTCCACACTGTGTGTCTTGCCGCTTCTAGTTGTCAGGAGGCCTGGAGGGACCTTGATAACCAACACCATTTGTTGTCGTACTGCAATACTACACTTATGTACATGTGATGATTTTGTGTTGTCTATGTATATATAGAGTGTCCTTGGGAAGATGAATGAGATTGCAAAGCACAAGGCAGCTATCGAAGATGCTGATACACAAAACAAGGTCAGTAACTACCTGGTTTTTATGTAAACTTTTAAAATGTGAACTTTATACCGCATCTTAGGACTATTTCACACAACATTTTTAAAGTAATTGTGGGCTGACCAGGAAAGACTATTGGCACAAACTATGCCCTATTGATCAAACCCTGACAATCCAC from Oncorhynchus clarkii lewisi isolate Uvic-CL-2024 chromosome 7, UVic_Ocla_1.0, whole genome shotgun sequence includes the following:
- the LOC139413222 gene encoding dynactin subunit 2-like isoform X1 — translated: MADPKYANLPGIASNEPDVYETSELPEDDQAQFESEELCSDSVERIVVNPNAAYDKFKDKRVSTKGIDFSDCISKDKRVGYESGEYEILAEGCGVKETPQQKYQRLVNEIQELSHEVETIQATTKDSSAEERLTPVVLAQQAAQLKQQLVSAHLDTLLGPQAHINLADPDRALAKRLLTQLKAARSSRRSTGEGKASAASKAPDGVVLYELHSRPEQEKFTDAAKMAELEKRLAELETAVGSGSDKQGPLSAGVQGGSLMDTMELLQARVSALDSATLDQIEARLQSVLGKMNEIAKHKAAIEDADTQNKVSQLYDVVQKWDAMATSLPQVVQRLMAVKELHEEAMQFGQLLTHLDTTQQMINNSLKDNGTLLSQVQTTMKENLLSVEENFAALDQRMKKFNK
- the LOC139413222 gene encoding dynactin subunit 2-like isoform X2, with the translated sequence MCCKSFMSPFSSLLQIGWKLRIAYLPDDEELCSDSVERIVVNPNAAYDKFKDKRVSTKGIDFSDCISKDKRVGYESGEYEILAEGCGVKETPQQKYQRLVNEIQELSHEVETIQATTKDSSAEERLTPVVLAQQAAQLKQQLVSAHLDTLLGPQAHINLADPDRALAKRLLTQLKAARSSRRSTGEGKASAASKAPDGVVLYELHSRPEQEKFTDAAKMAELEKRLAELETAVGSGSDKQGPLSAGVQGGSLMDTMELLQARVSALDSATLDQIEARLQSVLGKMNEIAKHKAAIEDADTQNKVSQLYDVVQKWDAMATSLPQVVQRLMAVKELHEEAMQFGQLLTHLDTTQQMINNSLKDNGTLLSQVQTTMKENLLSVEENFAALDQRMKKFNK